GGTGGCTGGTCGCGGCGGTCGCGATCGGCGGCCTGGTCCACAACCGGCGTGCCTACCTGAACGAGGCCGAGCAGCGGATGCGCGCGGTGGAGCGGGAGAAGGAGGAAGAAGCGCGCTCGCGGGCCGGCGAGGAGCGGCTGCGCATCGCGCGGGAGCTGCACGACGCGCTCGGCCACCACCTCTCGCTGATCAACGTGCAGGCCGGTGCCGCGCTGCACCGCAGCGACACCGATCCCGCCCCTGCCCTGACCTCGATCAAGCAGGCCAGCAAGGAAGCGCTGCGCGAGCTGCGCGCCACGCTGGGCGTGCTGCGCCAGGTCGACAAGGCCGGCGTGCCGCCGGGACTGGCCCGGGTGGACGACCTGATCGCGCAGGCCCGCGCGACCGGGCTGGCGGTGCGCGTCGAGATCGACGGCGAAGTCCGCCCACTGCCGCCGGAAGTGGACCTCGCCGGGTACCGGATCGTGCAGGAGGCGCTGACCAACGTGACCAGACACGCCGACGCGCGCACGGCTTTCGTGCGCATCGGGTACTCCGGCCAAGATGTCCGGGTGCAGATCGACGACGACGGGAGCGCGGTGCCGGACGTGGAGCGGGGCAACGGGATTCGCGGCATGGAGGAGCGCGCCCGGGCGCTGGGCGGGGAGTTCACCGCCGGTTCCGCGCCGGACGGCGGTTTCCGGGTGCGGGCCGTCCTGCCGTGGCGGGCCGCGCGGTGATCCGGGTGCTGCTGGCCGACGACCAGACGCTGGTGCGCGCGGGCTTCCGGTCCATCCTGGAGGGCGAGGCCGACGTCGAGGTGACCGGCGAGGCCGCAGACGGCGCCGAGGCGGTGCGCCGCGCCGCCGAACTGCTCCCCGACGTGGTGCTGATGGACATCCGGATGCCGCAGCTCGACGGGCTGGAGGCGACCCGGCGGATCTGCGCCGACCCGCGCCTGGCGGCGGTGAAGGTGCTCATCCTGACCACCTTCGACGTGGACGACCACGTCTACGGTGCGCTGCGGGCCGGGGCGAGCGGATTCCTGGTCAAGGACACCGAGCCGACCGAGCTGATCCACGCGGTCCGCGTGGTGGCCCGCGGTGACGCGCTGCTGGCACCGGCCATCACCCGGCGGCTGATCGCGGAGTTCGCCGCGCGCAGCGACCGGCCCGCGCCCAGCCCGCGGCTGAGCTCGCTGACCGATCGCGAGCGGGAGGTGCTGGTGCTGGTGGCGCGTGGGCTGTCCAACAACGCGATCGCCGAGCGCCTGGTGCTCAGCCCGGCCACGGCCAAGACCCACGTCAGCCGGATCATGAGCAAGCTCGGGGTGCGCGACCGGGCGCAACTGGTCGTGCTGGCCTACGAATCGGCGCTCATCACGCCGGGCTGGCTGACGTGATCCGGGCACAACTCCAGGTGTAGGGGAGCGCCCCTAGGGGACAACCGGCGCGGTATCCGAAGTGTCCTCCGCGGCCCGACGTCCGGCGCCCGCCGCGGCGGCAGGCTGACGGGCATGGATCCGGAAACCCTCGACCTGGCGCGGCTGCAGTTCGCCCTGACCGCCGGCGGCCACTTCCTGTTCGTCGCGCTGACCATCGGGCTGGCGACGCTCGTGGCGTGCGTCCAGACCCGGGCGACGCTGTCGCGCAACCCGGTGCACGAGCGGATGACCCGGTTCTGGGGCCAGCTCTACGTGATCAACTACGCGGTGGGCATCGTCACCGGGCTGGTCATGGAGTTCCAGTTCGGACTGGCCTGGAGCGGGCTGATGCACCTGGCGGGCAACGTCATCGGCGCGTCGCTGGCGATGGAGGCGCTGGTCGCGTTCTTCGTGGAGTCGACGTTCCTGGGACTGTGGATCTTCGGCTGGGGGCGGCTGAACCGCTGGGTGCACCTCGGGCTGATCTGGGTCGTCGCGCTCACCGCGTACGCCTCGGCGTACTGGATCCTGGTGACCAACGGATTCCTGCAGAACCCGGTGGGCTACGAGCGGGCCGGTGCGGTGCTGCGGCTGACTGACGCGGGGGCGGTGCTGAGCAATCCGGCCGCCACTACGGCGTTCTGGCACATCTTGGGTGGATCTCTGGTCACCGCAGGAGTTTTCGTGGCGGGTATCAGCGCGCTGCACCTGTTCCGCCGGACCGCCGACGTGGAGCTGTTCACCAAATCGCTGCGCATCGGCCTGTTCACCGCGCTGCCCGCGCTGTTCGTGACGGTGATCGCCGGCGGGATGCAGTTCGGCCACCTCCAGCCGATGAAGCTCGCGGTGTTCAACCAGAGCGCCACGCGGATCGCGGAGCTGCAGGCCGAGCGGGTCGCGCGTTTCGGCCCGGGTGACTACGTGCCGCCGGAGACCTGGACCAGGGTTGGCGGGATCGTGATGTTCCTGGCCTTCGCGCTGCTGCTCTACTTGCTGGTGCCCAGCGTGCTGCTCGCGTTCTTCAGACCGGTGGTGCGGCGGTTCCGGTTGTGGCACCTGGTGCTGGTGGCGGCGATCCCGCTGCCCTTCCTGGCGATGATCTCGGGCTGGGTGTTCCGCGAGATGGGCCGCCAGCCGTGGGTCATCGACGGTGTCCTGCGCGTCGAGGACGCGGTCTCCGACGTCCCGGCCGCGGCGATGCGCACCTCCCTGCTGGTCTTCACCGTCCTGTTCGGACTGCTGCTGGTGCTCAACTGGTTCCTGCTGCTGCGCCAAGCGGTCCGCGGCCCCGACGCGGTGGCGCTGGGCCGGATTCCCGAAGAACCCCGTCCGATGTCCGCCACGTTCTGAGGAGCGAATCGTGGAACTGCTGGCTGTTGCGGTGCTGGGCGTGTTCGCCCTCGGGTACTTCCTGCTGGGTGGTGCGGACATCGGGGTGGGCATGCTGCTGCCCGCGCTGGGGCGCGACGCGCGGCAGCGCAGGCTGGTGATCACAGCCATCGCGCCGTTCTTCCTCGGCAACGAGGTGTGGCTGGTGGCCACGGCGGGGATCCTGGTCGGTTCCTTCCCCGCGCTCGAAGGCGAACTGCTCACCGGCTTGTTCCCCGCCGTGGTGCTGCTGCTGGTCGGCTGGATCGTGCGCGACGTGGGGCTGTGGTCGCGGGGCCGGGTCAAAGGCCGCGCGTGGTGCGCGGGCTGCGATGCGGCGATCACCGGCGGCAGCTGGGTCGTGGCGCTGAGCTGGGGCTGGATGTTCGCCGGGCTGCTCGCGGGCCAGATCCACGAGGTGGTCACCGGCCCCGGGGCGCTGCTGACCGCGGTCGCGATCGCGATGCTGTTCGCCGTGCACGGCCTGGCCTTCGCCCGGCTCCGGCTGTCCGGGCCGCCGCACCAGCGCGCGAGTGCGCTGTTCGGGCGCTGCGGGGAGCGGCCGGGGCTGGCGCTCACGTCCGCCGCGCTGGTGCTGCTGTGCCTGGCGGTCGGATTCCGCCTGCCGCTGCAGGAGAACGCCGCCGACCCGGGCACGCTCGGTCTGCTGCTGCCCGCCGTGCTCGTGCTCATGCCGTTCCTGATCGCCGCCCAGGTCTTGGTGTGGTGGACGTTCCGGGCCCGGGTGGAAAGGCCGCTGTACCTGTGAACAAGCGACTCCTGGGCCTGGTGTCCCGCCGAACCCGGATCTCGGTGGCGGCGGTCGCACTGCTGCAGGCCGGTGTGATCATCGCGCAGGCGGACCTGCTCGCGCGCGCCATCGCGCAGCTCGACGCCGGTTACCTGCTGTGGCTCGCCGGAGCCGTCGTGCTGCGTGCGGGTGCAACGTGGTGCAGCAACGCCCTGGTGCACCGAGCTGCCGCGGACGTCAAGGCCGACCTGCGCGGCGCGCTTTTCGCCCGGGCTGCGGCGCAACGGTCCAGCGGGGCGTTCAACACGTTGATCACGAAGGGGATCGACGCGCTGGAACCGGTGATCACCGGGGTGCTGCCGCAGCTGGCGGTGGCGGTGCTCGTGCCACCGGTCGTGCTCGTGCGGCTCGGGCTGGCCGACTGGTCGTCGGCGTTGATCGTGGCGTTGACGATTCCGCTGATCCCGCTGTTCGGCGCCCTGATCGGCCTGCGGACGCGCGATGTGACGGCGAACCAGTGGGCGCACCTGCAGCGGCTCGGCGGGCACTTCCGGGACGTGCTGGCCGGGTTGAGCACGCTGCGCGTGTTCGGGCGCGCCGAGCACCAGGCCGCGGTGATCGGGCGGATGGCCGATGAGCACCGCTCGGCGACGATGCGGGCGCTGCGGGTGGCCTTCCTGTCGGGTTTCGCGCTGGAGCTGGTGTCGTCGCTGGCGGTCGCGCTGGTCGCGGTACCGGTCGGACTGCGGTTGCTGTCCGGCGGGATGGACCTGACCACGGCGCTGGTGGTGCTGCTGCTGACACCGGAAGCGCTGCTGCCGCTGCGGGCGCTCGGCACCAGGTTCCACGCTGCCGAGGAGGGCGTGGCGGCGGCGGAGCAGGTCTTCGAGGTCCTGGACGCCCCGACCGCCGAACAGGGCGGGACGCGGCGAGGGGCCACTGCGGGTGAGATCCGCTTCGAGGAGGTGAGCGTGCACTTCCCCGGCCACGAGGCTCCGGTGCTGGACCAGGTGTCGTTCGTGATCAGCCCGGGGGAGCGGGTGGCGCTGGTCGGGCCCAGCGGCGCCGGTAAGTCCACGGTCCTGCACCTGCTGCTCGGATTCGTCCGGCCGACCTCGGGACGGGTGCTGGTGGACGGTGTCGACCTGTGCGAACTCGACGTGGCGGACTGGCGCCGCCGGTTGGCGTGGGTGCCGCAGCACCCGCACCTGTTCGCCGGGACGATCGCCGACAACATCCGACTCGGCGCGCCCGGTGCCGCGATGCCGGAGGTCCGGGCGGCCGCCCGAGCGGCGCACGCGGCGGAGTTCATCGAGCAGCACCCGGACGGCTACCGAGCCCTGTTGGGCGATCGCGGTGCCGAACTCTCCGCGGGCCAGCGGCAACGCGTGGCGATCGCCCGCGCCTACCTCAAGAACGCGCCGATCGTCCTGCTCGACGAACCCACCGCGCGGCTGGACCTGCACGCCGAAGCAGCGCTGGCGGCCTCGGCCGGGGAAGTGCTGCACGAGAAGACCGCCATCGTGGTGGCGCACCGACCAGCGCTGCTGGCAGCCGTGGACCGGGTGATCCGCCTGCGCAGCGGATCGGTGGAGGTGGCGGCATGAGCGGATCTGTGCCGACCCCGTGCCCGAATGCACCTCGGGGGAACGTGACGCAACCCAGCCACAAGAAGCCGCAGAACGCGAGATTGCTCCTGGGCGTGATCACCACTGTGAATCGCGGAGAGGGGGAACAGCTCCGCTGGCCGCGATTGCTGGCGGCAGTGGGAGCGGGGGTAGCTGCCGAGCTGTGCGCCGTGGGGCTGATGGCGCTGGCGGCCTGGCTCATCACCCGCGCCGCCGAGCAGCCCGCGCTGTCGGCGTTGAGCCTGGCCATCGTCGGGGTCCGCGCGTGCGCGCTGGCTCGCGGCGCGTTCCGCTACCTGGAGCGCCTGGCCGGGCACGACGCCGCGCTGCGGGCAGTCGCGCGGCTGCGTCCCGAGGTGTTCCGGGCCAGGCTGGGACGACCGGCGCTGCGCGACGGAGATGCCCTGTCCCGCTTGGTGTCCGACGTCGACAGCGTCCAGGAGCTGCTGCTGCGCTGCCTGTCCCCGGCGTTGGTCGCACTGGTCGTCGCCACCGGATCGGTCCTGGCCTGCACCGCTGTGGTCCCGGACGCCGGGCCGGTGCTGGCCGGTGGTCTGCTGGTCGCGGCCGTGGTGCTGCCCGCGTTCGCCGTGCTGGCCCACCGCCGTGACCGCAGCGCCGCCGATCGGGCCGAACTGGCCATCGCCGCCGCCGATCTCGTGGACGGAGCTCGCGAGCTCGCCGCTTTCGGTGCGGTGCCCGCAGCGGTGTCGCGCGCCGAGCGGCACGCAGCTCGGATGCGGCGGCGTGATGGTGAATCGGCCCGCAGCGGGGCTGCGCTGCTGGCGGGTGGTGTCGTGGTGCAGGGCATGACGGCTGTGGCCGTGACCTGGACCGCGCTGCTCGCCGGTCAGCCGCAGACG
This portion of the Saccharopolyspora antimicrobica genome encodes:
- a CDS encoding sensor histidine kinase; protein product: MTVLRRLPAAAVDLALAVLIAAVVLLSALLNFAVDRGGLRLFDVLMVLGTCAVLVLRRRFPIPVALATLVGCVVYYPLSTADGPLLLAFAVALCTVAAEGRTAVAVLLAVVAMLFVGYGEVGSGQRHLDDTSLYLFAGWLVAAVAIGGLVHNRRAYLNEAEQRMRAVEREKEEEARSRAGEERLRIARELHDALGHHLSLINVQAGAALHRSDTDPAPALTSIKQASKEALRELRATLGVLRQVDKAGVPPGLARVDDLIAQARATGLAVRVEIDGEVRPLPPEVDLAGYRIVQEALTNVTRHADARTAFVRIGYSGQDVRVQIDDDGSAVPDVERGNGIRGMEERARALGGEFTAGSAPDGGFRVRAVLPWRAAR
- a CDS encoding response regulator; protein product: MIRVLLADDQTLVRAGFRSILEGEADVEVTGEAADGAEAVRRAAELLPDVVLMDIRMPQLDGLEATRRICADPRLAAVKVLILTTFDVDDHVYGALRAGASGFLVKDTEPTELIHAVRVVARGDALLAPAITRRLIAEFAARSDRPAPSPRLSSLTDREREVLVLVARGLSNNAIAERLVLSPATAKTHVSRIMSKLGVRDRAQLVVLAYESALITPGWLT
- a CDS encoding cytochrome ubiquinol oxidase subunit I codes for the protein MDPETLDLARLQFALTAGGHFLFVALTIGLATLVACVQTRATLSRNPVHERMTRFWGQLYVINYAVGIVTGLVMEFQFGLAWSGLMHLAGNVIGASLAMEALVAFFVESTFLGLWIFGWGRLNRWVHLGLIWVVALTAYASAYWILVTNGFLQNPVGYERAGAVLRLTDAGAVLSNPAATTAFWHILGGSLVTAGVFVAGISALHLFRRTADVELFTKSLRIGLFTALPALFVTVIAGGMQFGHLQPMKLAVFNQSATRIAELQAERVARFGPGDYVPPETWTRVGGIVMFLAFALLLYLLVPSVLLAFFRPVVRRFRLWHLVLVAAIPLPFLAMISGWVFREMGRQPWVIDGVLRVEDAVSDVPAAAMRTSLLVFTVLFGLLLVLNWFLLLRQAVRGPDAVALGRIPEEPRPMSATF
- a CDS encoding cytochrome d ubiquinol oxidase subunit II; translation: MELLAVAVLGVFALGYFLLGGADIGVGMLLPALGRDARQRRLVITAIAPFFLGNEVWLVATAGILVGSFPALEGELLTGLFPAVVLLLVGWIVRDVGLWSRGRVKGRAWCAGCDAAITGGSWVVALSWGWMFAGLLAGQIHEVVTGPGALLTAVAIAMLFAVHGLAFARLRLSGPPHQRASALFGRCGERPGLALTSAALVLLCLAVGFRLPLQENAADPGTLGLLLPAVLVLMPFLIAAQVLVWWTFRARVERPLYL
- the cydD gene encoding thiol reductant ABC exporter subunit CydD; this translates as MNKRLLGLVSRRTRISVAAVALLQAGVIIAQADLLARAIAQLDAGYLLWLAGAVVLRAGATWCSNALVHRAAADVKADLRGALFARAAAQRSSGAFNTLITKGIDALEPVITGVLPQLAVAVLVPPVVLVRLGLADWSSALIVALTIPLIPLFGALIGLRTRDVTANQWAHLQRLGGHFRDVLAGLSTLRVFGRAEHQAAVIGRMADEHRSATMRALRVAFLSGFALELVSSLAVALVAVPVGLRLLSGGMDLTTALVVLLLTPEALLPLRALGTRFHAAEEGVAAAEQVFEVLDAPTAEQGGTRRGATAGEIRFEEVSVHFPGHEAPVLDQVSFVISPGERVALVGPSGAGKSTVLHLLLGFVRPTSGRVLVDGVDLCELDVADWRRRLAWVPQHPHLFAGTIADNIRLGAPGAAMPEVRAAARAAHAAEFIEQHPDGYRALLGDRGAELSAGQRQRVAIARAYLKNAPIVLLDEPTARLDLHAEAALAASAGEVLHEKTAIVVAHRPALLAAVDRVIRLRSGSVEVAA